From a region of the [Eubacterium] eligens ATCC 27750 genome:
- a CDS encoding HPr family phosphocarrier protein, which yields MVKIPVCLNNMTDAKHLVQIAEGCDKDVDLMCGKYLVDAKSMLGVFSLPQFDNVEMCVDDTEKDKVYEKLEQMNLLR from the coding sequence ATGGTAAAAATACCGGTATGTTTGAACAATATGACTGATGCAAAGCATCTGGTACAGATAGCAGAAGGTTGCGATAAAGATGTAGACCTTATGTGTGGTAAGTATTTAGTTGATGCCAAGTCGATGCTCGGAGTATTCAGTCTTCCACAGTTTGACAATGTAGAGATGTGTGTGGATGATACTGAGAAAGACAAGGTGTACGAAAAATTAGAACAGATGAATTTATTAAGATAA
- the ilvD gene encoding dihydroxy-acid dehydratase — translation MCLVSQEMRKLAPELDPLRIGTGWKKEDLGKVQVMVESTYGDSHPGSGHLNILVEEVRKGVAEEGGFGARYYCTDICDGESQGTDGINYSLASREMIANMIEIHANATPFDAGVYLSSCDKGVPGNLMGLARVNIPSVFVPGGTMNAGPEMLTLEQLGMYSAQYERGEIDEEKLDWAKCNACPSCGACSFIGTASTLQIMAEALGLALPGSALMPATSPDLLAYAREAGRQSVRLAKMKNMKPSDIVTMDSFENAILVHAAISGSTNCLLHIPAIAHEFGIEITGDTFDRLHRGAHYLLDVRPAGRWPAEVFYYAGGVPAIMEEIKEHLHLDVMTVTGKTLGENLEELKSNGFYERCNKWLDDFNKRYNVNVTKEDIIRPYDKPIGENGSIAVLKGNLAPEGAVIKHTACPKEMFKAVLNARPFDSEEACLDAVIHHKVQKGDAVFIRYEGPKGSGMPEMFYTSEAISSDKELGKSIALITDGRFSGASTGPVIGHCSPEAVDGGPIALVEEGDLIEIDVEERKLNIVGVAGKRMTPEEIDKILMERRKQWKPKERKYKKGVLRLFSELAASPMKGAYLEYDK, via the coding sequence ATGTGTTTAGTAAGTCAGGAAATGAGAAAATTAGCCCCAGAATTAGATCCTTTGAGAATTGGCACAGGCTGGAAGAAGGAAGACCTTGGAAAAGTACAGGTCATGGTAGAAAGTACATATGGTGACAGTCATCCGGGAAGCGGACATCTTAACATACTTGTGGAAGAGGTTCGAAAGGGTGTTGCTGAAGAAGGCGGATTCGGAGCAAGGTACTATTGTACAGATATATGCGATGGTGAAAGTCAGGGAACTGACGGTATCAATTATAGTCTTGCAAGCAGGGAAATGATAGCTAATATGATAGAGATACATGCAAATGCAACACCATTTGATGCAGGTGTATATCTTTCAAGCTGTGATAAAGGAGTTCCTGGTAATCTGATGGGACTTGCAAGAGTTAATATTCCATCTGTATTTGTTCCAGGCGGTACAATGAATGCAGGTCCGGAAATGCTTACACTTGAGCAGCTTGGAATGTACAGTGCACAGTATGAAAGAGGCGAGATTGACGAAGAGAAGCTTGACTGGGCAAAATGTAATGCATGCCCTAGCTGTGGTGCATGTTCATTTATCGGAACAGCATCAACATTGCAGATAATGGCAGAGGCACTTGGATTAGCACTGCCTGGAAGTGCTCTTATGCCAGCTACAAGTCCTGACCTGTTAGCCTATGCAAGAGAAGCAGGAAGACAGTCAGTAAGGCTTGCAAAGATGAAGAATATGAAACCATCAGATATAGTAACTATGGATAGCTTTGAAAATGCAATTCTTGTACATGCAGCAATATCAGGAAGTACTAACTGTCTGCTTCATATTCCTGCAATTGCACATGAATTCGGAATTGAGATTACAGGAGATACATTTGACAGATTACATCGTGGTGCACATTATCTTCTTGATGTACGTCCAGCAGGAAGATGGCCAGCAGAAGTATTCTATTATGCAGGCGGTGTTCCAGCAATTATGGAAGAAATTAAGGAACATCTCCATCTTGATGTAATGACTGTTACAGGAAAGACTCTTGGTGAGAATCTTGAAGAACTTAAGTCAAATGGATTCTATGAAAGATGTAATAAGTGGCTTGATGATTTCAACAAGCGCTACAATGTAAATGTTACCAAGGAAGATATAATCAGACCATACGATAAGCCTATTGGAGAGAATGGAAGCATTGCTGTTCTTAAAGGTAATCTTGCCCCAGAGGGAGCAGTAATTAAGCATACAGCCTGCCCTAAGGAAATGTTTAAGGCAGTACTTAATGCAAGACCATTCGATAGCGAAGAGGCATGTCTTGATGCAGTAATTCATCATAAGGTTCAGAAGGGTGATGCTGTATTTATAAGATATGAGGGACCTAAAGGAAGTGGAATGCCTGAGATGTTCTATACATCAGAGGCAATAAGCAGTGATAAGGAGCTGGGTAAGAGTATAGCACTTATTACAGACGGAAGGTTCTCGGGAGCATCTACCGGTCCGGTAATTGGACACTGCAGCCCGGAAGCGGTAGATGGAGGTCCTATTGCACTCGTTGAAGAAGGAGATCTTATTGAAATCGATGTTGAGGAAAGAAAGCTTAACATAGTAGGTGTTGCAGGAAAGAGAATGACACCTGAAGAGATAGATAAGATCCTTATGGAAAGAAGAAAACAGTGGAAACCTAAAGAACGTAAATATAAGAAGGGCGTATTAAGATTATTCAGTGAACTTGCAGCAAGCCCAATGAAGGGTGCTTATCTGGAATACGATAAATAA
- a CDS encoding nucleotidyltransferase family protein, translating to MKYNLPDRILREIVSFAKEHSITKIILFGSRARGTNTERSDIDIAVYGGDFDGFYWDVKEKTHSLLMFDIVQADVSISDELKEEIEKDGVVIYEKA from the coding sequence ATGAAATACAATTTACCAGACCGGATATTAAGAGAAATTGTTTCTTTTGCGAAGGAACATTCTATTACTAAAATCATACTTTTTGGTTCTCGTGCGCGAGGTACGAACACGGAACGAAGTGACATAGATATTGCTGTGTATGGTGGAGATTTCGATGGTTTTTATTGGGATGTAAAGGAAAAAACACATTCTCTGCTGATGTTCGATATTGTACAGGCAGATGTATCAATTTCAGATGAATTAAAAGAGGAGATAGAAAAGGATGGTGTAGTGATTTATGAAAAAGCTTGA
- a CDS encoding cytidylate kinase-like family protein — protein MAKRIITISREFGSGGRFIGEEVAKKLGVTYYDKDIIGQIAEQSGLSPEYIKENAELSPKKGLFAYAFAGRDITGKSIEDIVYEAQRKVILELAGKEPCVIVGRNADYILKDRDDVLNVFIHGDMPEKVQRIMGLYNVEEKEAVKMMADTDKRRMTNYNFYTEQRWGMAGNYTLALNSSVLGYDMCQKIIMDCTKI, from the coding sequence ATGGCAAAAAGGATTATTACAATCAGCAGGGAATTTGGAAGCGGTGGTCGATTTATCGGTGAAGAAGTGGCAAAGAAACTTGGAGTTACATATTATGATAAGGATATCATTGGACAGATTGCAGAACAGTCAGGCTTATCACCGGAGTATATTAAGGAAAATGCTGAGTTATCTCCAAAGAAAGGTTTATTTGCATATGCATTTGCTGGACGTGACATTACAGGAAAGTCCATAGAAGATATTGTATATGAAGCACAGAGAAAAGTTATTTTGGAGTTGGCTGGAAAGGAGCCTTGCGTAATCGTTGGAAGAAATGCTGATTATATTCTTAAAGACAGGGATGATGTGTTAAATGTGTTTATTCATGGGGATATGCCAGAAAAAGTACAGCGTATCATGGGCTTATATAATGTTGAAGAGAAGGAAGCAGTCAAAATGATGGCAGACACAGATAAAAGACGTATGACAAATTATAACTTTTACACGGAGCAGAGATGGGGAATGGCAGGCAATTATACACTGGCTTTGAACAGCTCTGTGTTAGGATATGATATGTGTCAGAAAATCATAATGGATTGTACAAAAATATAA
- a CDS encoding MATE family efflux transporter, translating to MAESNKMREMPVNKLMVQMGIPMILSMALQAVYNIVDSAFVGNMRSGSEAALNALTLVFPVQMLMVAVGIGTGVGTNALLARTLGQGNGKKAAKVAGNSLFLGVIIYVVCLLFGIFGVRAYISSQTIDPEVILMGTDYLRICCVISFGIIFFSLFEKLLQATGRSLYSTIGQVVGAVVNIILDPIMIYGIGPVPEMGVKGAAYATVIGQVASAILLFVFHMKLNKEFEHDVKYMKPDSRIIKEIYAIGLPAIIAQALMSIMVYVMNLILKFSPSAQTAYGLFYKVQQFVLFLAFGLRDAITPIIAFAYGMRSKKRIQDGIRYGLLYTVVLMILGIAITEIFPGAFATLFNAGQSREYFIGAMRIISISFLFAGINVAYQGIYQALDGGVESLVISLLRQLIIILPLSGIFSVFVRNGQMGVSLIWWAFPITEVVSCLAGYVFLKRIRKNKVDVLN from the coding sequence ATGGCAGAAAGTAACAAGATGAGAGAGATGCCGGTAAATAAGCTCATGGTTCAGATGGGAATACCGATGATCTTATCTATGGCATTGCAAGCGGTTTACAATATTGTAGACAGTGCCTTTGTTGGAAACATGAGATCAGGAAGTGAGGCGGCACTTAATGCACTTACACTGGTGTTTCCAGTTCAGATGCTCATGGTAGCAGTTGGAATCGGAACAGGTGTGGGAACAAATGCACTTCTTGCAAGAACACTTGGACAGGGAAATGGTAAAAAAGCAGCAAAAGTTGCGGGAAACAGTTTGTTTCTTGGAGTGATTATTTATGTGGTGTGCCTGTTGTTTGGGATTTTTGGAGTAAGAGCATATATTTCATCACAGACAATTGACCCTGAAGTTATATTAATGGGAACAGATTACTTAAGAATATGCTGTGTAATTTCATTTGGAATTATTTTCTTTTCACTATTTGAAAAGCTGCTGCAGGCAACCGGACGTTCTCTTTATTCTACAATTGGTCAGGTAGTTGGAGCAGTGGTAAATATTATTCTTGATCCTATTATGATTTATGGTATTGGACCGGTTCCTGAAATGGGAGTTAAGGGGGCTGCATATGCAACTGTTATTGGACAGGTTGCGTCTGCAATATTATTGTTTGTATTTCATATGAAACTGAATAAGGAATTTGAACATGATGTAAAGTATATGAAACCGGATAGCAGAATAATCAAGGAAATATATGCAATTGGACTTCCTGCAATTATTGCACAGGCACTTATGTCTATCATGGTATATGTGATGAATCTGATTTTGAAATTCAGCCCTTCAGCACAGACTGCATATGGATTGTTCTATAAAGTACAGCAGTTTGTATTGTTCCTTGCCTTTGGGCTTAGAGATGCAATCACTCCGATTATTGCATTTGCTTATGGTATGAGAAGTAAAAAGAGAATTCAGGATGGGATCAGGTATGGACTGCTCTATACCGTTGTACTAATGATTCTAGGAATTGCAATTACGGAAATTTTTCCTGGAGCTTTTGCAACTTTGTTCAATGCAGGACAGTCAAGAGAATATTTTATTGGAGCAATGAGGATAATCTCAATAAGCTTTCTGTTTGCTGGAATAAATGTTGCTTATCAGGGAATTTATCAGGCACTGGATGGCGGCGTTGAATCATTGGTTATCTCTCTTCTGAGACAGCTTATCATTATCCTGCCACTGTCTGGAATTTTTTCTGTGTTTGTCAGAAATGGTCAGATGGGAGTTTCTCTTATCTGGTGGGCATTCCCAATAACTGAGGTTGTTTCATGTCTGGCAGGATATGTATTTTTAAAGAGAATCAGAAAGAATAAAGTAGATGTTTTAAATTAA
- a CDS encoding GntP family permease: MEQTVFVANPTRLLIAAAVGIIVLLLLIIKFKLHPVISMMIAAIIIGVGAGMPLTMISDTVEKGVGKTLQGIALLVGLGSMFGGILEVSGGAQRIAQTLIDKLGQKKAGIALGITGLVIGTTVFFEAGVVVLIPLAFSVAKQTKKSTLYYAIPLLAGLASGYAFVPPSAGSVLVADSLGVNLGVMIMVGIPTALICMIVAGVIWGRFIGNKVFTKLPVNVEEIKEDSKELPPFGLVLGVILIPLVLILVSTVSKYMPIPVDVKNVLGFIGKPFLALTIATLAAMYFLGIKRGYTGAQLKKILDHSLRPVGMILLVIASGGVIRWMLQDSGLGDIIGPALEKSGMPLILVAFLIALLVRASVGSSMVAMTMASGIMATMPAVMATSMLYRAAMCCAICGGATALSHVNDAGFWLVGTFLEIDEKTTLKSWTIMETLIGITALIVSLIISIFA, encoded by the coding sequence ATGGAGCAGACAGTATTTGTTGCAAATCCAACCAGATTACTGATAGCGGCAGCAGTCGGAATTATTGTGTTACTGTTGTTAATAATCAAATTTAAGCTTCATCCTGTTATATCGATGATGATAGCAGCTATTATCATAGGTGTTGGAGCAGGGATGCCGCTTACAATGATATCAGATACGGTTGAAAAGGGTGTTGGCAAAACGCTTCAGGGAATAGCATTACTTGTAGGTCTCGGTTCAATGTTTGGCGGAATTCTTGAGGTAAGTGGCGGGGCACAAAGAATAGCACAGACACTTATTGATAAGCTTGGTCAGAAGAAGGCTGGAATTGCACTGGGAATTACAGGATTGGTTATAGGAACAACAGTATTTTTTGAAGCAGGTGTGGTTGTACTTATACCACTTGCATTCAGTGTTGCAAAGCAGACTAAGAAGTCAACATTATATTATGCAATACCGCTTCTTGCAGGTCTTGCAAGTGGATACGCATTTGTTCCACCATCAGCAGGTTCTGTTCTCGTGGCAGATTCACTTGGAGTTAATCTTGGAGTGATGATTATGGTTGGTATCCCAACTGCATTGATATGTATGATAGTAGCAGGTGTAATATGGGGACGATTCATTGGAAACAAAGTGTTTACTAAATTACCGGTTAATGTGGAAGAGATTAAGGAAGATTCTAAGGAACTGCCTCCATTTGGACTGGTGCTTGGAGTGATTCTTATACCACTTGTATTAATACTGGTAAGTACTGTTTCTAAATACATGCCGATTCCGGTTGATGTGAAAAATGTGCTGGGATTCATTGGAAAACCATTCCTTGCATTGACAATAGCAACACTTGCTGCAATGTATTTCCTTGGAATAAAAAGAGGATATACAGGAGCCCAGTTAAAGAAGATACTTGATCATTCATTACGCCCAGTCGGAATGATACTTCTGGTAATAGCAAGTGGTGGAGTAATCAGATGGATGCTTCAGGATTCAGGACTTGGAGATATAATAGGTCCGGCATTGGAGAAGAGCGGAATGCCACTTATACTTGTAGCATTTCTTATTGCATTACTTGTAAGAGCATCTGTAGGAAGTTCTATGGTTGCAATGACTATGGCATCAGGAATAATGGCAACTATGCCTGCAGTTATGGCAACAAGCATGTTATACAGAGCAGCAATGTGTTGTGCAATATGTGGTGGTGCAACAGCATTAAGTCATGTAAATGATGCTGGTTTCTGGCTTGTAGGAACATTTCTTGAGATAGATGAGAAAACTACATTAAAGTCGTGGACTATTATGGAAACACTTATAGGTATAACAGCATTAATTGTAAGTCTGATTATTTCAATATTTGCTTAG
- a CDS encoding MATE family efflux transporter, with protein MSKDEYLITDAPLKALTVFAMPMILGSFFQQVYNMADSIIVGQFVGSSALAAVGACAALTNVFICVALGAGVGAGVLVSRYFGARNYSKMKTIVSTSLISFLILSILLGIFGFGLSHSMMSLLQTPADILDEAVLYLRVYFVGFPFLFMYNILSTMFTSIGESKIPLVLLIFSSILNILMDLWMVAGLGLGVFGAALATLIAQGISAVFSFIIFFCRMRRYKSHFEWFDRKELRSMLQIAVPSILQQSTVSIGMMIVQAVVNPFGTQALAGYAATMRVENVFALIFVSIGNAVSPYVSQNLGAKKIGRIKKGYHAALVLDICFAVLAFIVIETLHTHISSLFLGKDGTALAYQVSGDYMKWLGYFFIFMGIKMATDGVLRGLGIMRPFLIANMVNLAIRLSVAMICAPRFGIEFVWLAVPAGWFANFLISYVALRKSWPVEKVD; from the coding sequence ATGTCAAAGGATGAATATTTAATTACCGATGCGCCCCTTAAAGCACTGACTGTTTTTGCCATGCCCATGATTCTGGGCAGTTTTTTCCAACAGGTATATAATATGGCTGACTCAATTATTGTCGGTCAGTTTGTCGGTTCATCTGCACTTGCGGCTGTCGGAGCCTGTGCTGCTCTCACAAATGTATTTATTTGTGTGGCACTTGGCGCCGGGGTAGGTGCCGGGGTGCTTGTGAGCCGTTATTTTGGTGCAAGAAATTATAGTAAAATGAAGACCATTGTATCAACATCATTAATCAGTTTCCTGATTCTAAGTATATTATTGGGAATCTTTGGTTTCGGGTTATCACATTCAATGATGAGTTTATTACAGACACCAGCTGATATACTGGATGAAGCAGTACTGTATCTTCGTGTTTATTTTGTGGGATTTCCGTTTCTGTTTATGTACAACATTCTTTCAACAATGTTTACTTCAATCGGTGAATCAAAGATTCCGTTGGTGCTTCTGATATTTTCTTCCATCTTAAATATTCTGATGGATCTTTGGATGGTTGCTGGTTTAGGACTTGGCGTGTTTGGCGCAGCTCTTGCAACCCTGATTGCACAGGGTATTTCAGCAGTATTTTCATTTATAATTTTCTTTTGCCGGATGCGCAGGTATAAAAGTCACTTTGAATGGTTTGACAGGAAGGAGTTACGTTCAATGCTTCAGATTGCCGTACCATCAATTCTTCAGCAGTCCACAGTATCAATTGGCATGATGATAGTACAGGCAGTTGTAAATCCTTTTGGTACACAGGCACTCGCAGGTTATGCTGCGACAATGAGAGTAGAAAATGTATTTGCTCTTATATTTGTATCCATTGGAAATGCAGTGTCACCTTATGTTTCCCAGAATCTTGGCGCGAAGAAAATTGGGCGTATCAAAAAAGGATATCATGCTGCACTCGTGTTAGATATATGTTTTGCAGTCCTTGCTTTCATAGTCATTGAGACACTGCATACACACATTTCTTCGCTGTTCCTTGGTAAAGATGGAACAGCTTTGGCATATCAGGTGTCAGGGGATTACATGAAATGGTTAGGTTACTTTTTCATTTTCATGGGTATCAAGATGGCAACGGATGGAGTCCTTCGTGGGCTGGGAATCATGCGGCCATTTCTTATAGCTAATATGGTTAACCTTGCAATCCGTCTGTCAGTTGCTATGATTTGTGCACCGCGTTTTGGTATAGAGTTTGTCTGGCTTGCTGTACCAGCCGGCTGGTTTGCAAATTTTCTGATTTCCTATGTGGCACTCAGAAAGTCATGGCCGGTTGAAAAAGTTGATTGA
- a CDS encoding HI0074 family nucleotidyltransferase substrate-binding subunit, which produces MKKLDNFSNCLTILANADFKMAETNDIYRTGVIGQFNLTFELAWKALQEIMRKHGVEDSSAGSPREILQLGYKFGFIDDSETWLLMLKKRNISVHIYNEEEVDELILLIRDSFIPAFTALKDTLVKKLDEAESNWE; this is translated from the coding sequence ATGAAAAAGCTTGATAACTTTAGTAATTGTCTGACTATATTAGCTAATGCGGATTTTAAGATGGCAGAAACTAATGATATATACCGGACAGGGGTTATTGGACAATTTAATCTTACTTTTGAACTTGCATGGAAAGCGTTGCAGGAGATTATGAGAAAACATGGTGTAGAAGATTCTTCTGCTGGATCACCACGAGAGATTCTGCAGCTTGGTTATAAATTTGGGTTTATAGATGATTCAGAAACATGGCTGCTTATGTTAAAAAAGCGCAACATTTCTGTTCATATATATAATGAGGAGGAAGTAGATGAATTGATTCTGCTGATACGCGACAGCTTTATTCCTGCGTTTACAGCTCTTAAAGATACACTTGTAAAGAAGCTGGATGAAGCAGAGAGTAACTGGGAGTGA